The Hahella sp. HNIBRBA332 genome window below encodes:
- a CDS encoding helicase C-terminal domain-containing protein: MAIKTPSPDKLSYKLSVREAAHFLAQLGDLDHQDRDTASAREGQLAHKQVQEGWPADYVSEAPVKITLSEADFQLQLQGRIDGLRIADDHVLFEEIKTLRQDPQRIPLGLAERHRLQLLLYALMWRREQTTPSASPIRLRLNYVRVPDMEQTQFDSEMSCEESQQESDALFQRLQDWYRRLTQHRLERNSLLRDLDFPYSGFRPGQRELARQTYLSLRDASQALIEAPTGSGKSLATLFPALKAMGEGHLDQVMLITAKTSSQEAALKALRDMRLHTSSLRTLHLHARERICGGDSVCDPLDCPRRRDFYQRLPEAREEALAAAWLDGERLREIALKYDLCPHGLQGELAPWVDVLIGDYNYAFSPQVRSDSLFARNRIGLLADEAHNLPDRARDLFSAELSEIPFTRIGRQCKALRKDATAVAKAIRQMHITTEQAPGKGQQALEARLQDFCSVAEQWLMSPQDLLASTDTELNRQVQEAIFTAQGWIRLSPSIGDDFACFERDWEQQRVLSLRCLSPARLLRPMLQACHGVTLFSATLTPPYYYQSVLGLDENPQLLRSLSPFPPEHLGVFIAPYLNFRLRSRDAQLDAVCALIQQTIASRPGNYWVFTPAFSYMEQLTERFANLYPEIEFAQQTRQASQEDQQRFLTRFRKARDLLGFTVIGGVYGESIDMVGDSLVGCIILGPGLPQISPVNEQICAYFERQGMDGFAYAYQLPGWQKVVQAAGRVIRTESDKGVVILVDDRFTKPPYPALAPQHWRPQLVRTSQHLQTGLTQFWSQDPISDDH, encoded by the coding sequence TTGGCTATAAAGACTCCCTCTCCCGACAAACTGTCCTACAAACTCAGCGTGCGGGAAGCGGCGCATTTCCTTGCGCAACTGGGCGACCTTGATCACCAGGATCGGGACACCGCCAGCGCCCGCGAAGGGCAACTTGCGCACAAGCAGGTGCAGGAAGGCTGGCCAGCGGATTATGTGAGCGAGGCCCCGGTAAAGATCACGCTCTCTGAAGCGGATTTTCAACTACAACTGCAGGGGCGCATAGACGGCCTCCGTATTGCTGACGACCATGTATTGTTCGAGGAAATCAAAACGCTACGCCAGGACCCACAACGTATCCCCCTTGGACTGGCGGAAAGACACCGATTGCAACTGCTTTTGTATGCGCTGATGTGGCGACGGGAACAGACGACGCCGTCTGCTTCGCCAATCAGGCTGCGCCTGAACTATGTGCGCGTTCCAGACATGGAGCAGACACAATTCGATAGCGAAATGTCCTGCGAAGAGTCGCAACAAGAGAGCGACGCGCTGTTCCAGCGTCTGCAAGACTGGTATCGGCGTCTGACGCAGCATCGTCTTGAACGTAACAGTCTGCTGCGCGATCTCGACTTTCCTTATAGCGGATTCCGCCCGGGCCAGCGGGAATTGGCGCGCCAGACCTATCTCAGCCTACGCGACGCCAGTCAGGCGCTGATAGAAGCGCCCACCGGCAGCGGCAAATCGCTGGCGACGCTGTTTCCGGCGCTGAAAGCCATGGGCGAAGGTCATCTGGATCAAGTGATGCTGATCACCGCCAAGACCTCGTCTCAGGAGGCCGCTCTGAAAGCGTTGCGGGACATGCGCTTACACACGAGTTCTTTGCGCACGCTGCACCTGCATGCGCGCGAGCGCATCTGCGGCGGAGATTCCGTCTGTGACCCTCTGGACTGTCCGCGCCGCAGAGACTTCTATCAACGTCTGCCGGAAGCGCGGGAAGAGGCGCTGGCGGCGGCATGGCTGGATGGCGAACGCTTGCGCGAGATTGCCCTGAAATACGACCTCTGCCCTCACGGTTTGCAGGGCGAGCTGGCGCCCTGGGTGGATGTCCTTATCGGGGACTATAACTATGCGTTTTCTCCCCAGGTCAGATCAGACAGCCTTTTCGCCCGCAACCGTATCGGTCTGCTGGCGGATGAAGCGCACAATCTTCCTGATCGGGCGCGGGATCTGTTCTCTGCGGAACTGTCCGAGATTCCCTTCACTCGCATTGGACGCCAGTGCAAGGCGTTAAGGAAAGACGCCACCGCCGTCGCCAAAGCAATCAGGCAAATGCATATCACTACAGAGCAGGCGCCGGGAAAAGGCCAACAGGCGCTGGAGGCGCGTCTGCAGGATTTTTGCTCCGTGGCGGAACAATGGTTGATGTCGCCCCAGGATTTACTGGCGTCAACAGATACGGAACTGAACCGACAAGTGCAGGAGGCGATTTTTACTGCGCAGGGCTGGATACGTCTGTCCCCCAGCATCGGCGACGATTTCGCCTGTTTCGAACGCGACTGGGAGCAACAGCGCGTCCTGAGTTTACGCTGCCTGTCTCCCGCCCGCTTGCTGCGTCCGATGCTGCAGGCCTGCCATGGCGTCACCCTGTTTTCCGCGACACTGACGCCGCCGTACTACTACCAGAGCGTACTGGGCTTGGACGAAAATCCTCAGCTTTTGCGCAGCTTGTCGCCTTTTCCGCCGGAGCATTTGGGGGTGTTTATTGCGCCCTATTTAAACTTCCGACTGCGCAGTAGAGACGCACAGCTGGACGCAGTGTGCGCGCTGATCCAACAGACTATCGCCTCCCGCCCAGGTAATTACTGGGTGTTCACGCCCGCATTCAGTTACATGGAACAGCTCACCGAACGCTTCGCCAATCTGTATCCAGAGATAGAGTTTGCGCAGCAGACCCGGCAGGCCAGCCAGGAAGATCAGCAGCGTTTTCTCACCCGCTTCCGCAAGGCCCGCGACTTATTGGGTTTCACCGTTATTGGCGGCGTTTATGGAGAAAGTATTGATATGGTCGGAGACAGCTTGGTGGGTTGTATTATTCTGGGGCCCGGCCTCCCGCAGATCAGCCCGGTTAACGAGCAGATCTGCGCCTATTTTGAGCGCCAGGGCATGGATGGCTTCGCCTACGCTTACCAATTGCCGGGCTGGCAAAAGGTAGTGCAGGCCGCAGGACGGGTAATCCGGACGGAGTCCGACAAAGGCGTCGTGATCCTGGTGGACGACCGTTTCACCAAACCGCCCTATCCAGCATTAGCCCCACAACATTGGCGTCCACAGCTCGTCAGAACCAGTCAGCACCTGCAAACTGGCCTTACTCAATTCTGGTCGCAAGACCCAATATCTGATGACCATTGA
- a CDS encoding GlxA family transcriptional regulator, with translation MQQVTILGFDYAVSSAITGVVDLLAMAGVTWNHIQRSQPHPKFNIRVATRDAQPVRCHNRLLIQADARFDDIKPSDILVIPSIAGDIEKTLAQNPQLIAVLKTMNNQGTIIAGNCTGAFFMAEAGILDNRTATTHWAFVDMFRQRYPNVDLRPEQMLTASENVFCSGGGIAWLDLCLYLIEHFCGHEVAVQTAKTFVIDMGRTYQSSYSSMRARKYHRDEDVLRVQNWLETNCDQDVRIDDLAGRFNMSPRTLARRFKAATGDTPLGYLQTLRLEEAKKLLEETSDNVSQITLAVGYEDVSSFTKLFRQKTGLTPKEYRNKFQRRSIT, from the coding sequence ATGCAGCAAGTCACAATTCTCGGGTTCGACTACGCGGTATCTTCCGCCATCACCGGCGTGGTGGATTTACTGGCCATGGCCGGGGTCACCTGGAATCATATTCAACGCAGCCAACCCCACCCCAAATTCAACATCCGCGTGGCCACTCGGGACGCACAACCGGTGCGCTGTCATAACCGGCTGTTGATTCAGGCGGACGCGCGTTTCGACGACATCAAGCCGAGCGATATCCTGGTTATTCCCTCCATCGCCGGCGACATCGAAAAAACATTGGCGCAGAACCCGCAACTAATTGCCGTGCTTAAAACCATGAACAATCAGGGGACGATCATCGCCGGCAACTGCACCGGCGCCTTCTTCATGGCGGAAGCGGGCATTCTCGACAATCGTACTGCGACCACCCACTGGGCCTTTGTGGACATGTTCCGTCAGCGATATCCCAACGTGGACCTGCGCCCGGAGCAAATGCTCACCGCCTCTGAAAACGTGTTTTGCTCCGGCGGCGGCATCGCCTGGCTGGACTTGTGTCTGTATTTGATTGAGCATTTCTGCGGCCACGAAGTGGCGGTGCAGACCGCCAAAACCTTTGTTATCGATATGGGACGAACCTATCAGTCCAGCTATTCCTCCATGCGGGCGCGCAAGTATCACCGCGACGAAGATGTGCTGCGGGTGCAAAACTGGCTCGAAACGAACTGCGACCAGGACGTGCGCATTGACGATCTGGCGGGACGTTTCAATATGAGTCCACGCACTCTGGCGCGCCGCTTCAAGGCCGCCACCGGCGACACGCCACTGGGCTACCTGCAGACGCTACGTCTGGAAGAGGCCAAAAAGCTCTTGGAGGAAACGTCCGACAATGTCAGTCAGATTACTTTGGCGGTAGGCTACGAAGACGTCAGCTCTTTCACCAAACTGTTCCGGCAGAAAACCGGGCTGACGCCGAAAGAGTATCGAAACAAATTCCAGCGCCGCAGCATAACCTGA
- a CDS encoding AzlD domain-containing protein: protein MEWAMLLGMMAVTFGIRYLPFALADRLRLNPWVERALSYAPMAVLSAIIAPAVLVPKGELWLDWRNPYLVAAVVAVIVAALTRNLLATIAAGMGLFALWRFWL from the coding sequence ATGGAGTGGGCCATGTTATTGGGCATGATGGCGGTAACCTTTGGCATTCGCTATCTGCCGTTCGCCCTGGCGGACCGGCTGCGCCTCAATCCTTGGGTGGAGAGAGCTTTGAGCTATGCGCCGATGGCGGTCCTGTCGGCGATTATTGCGCCTGCGGTATTAGTTCCCAAAGGCGAACTTTGGCTTGACTGGCGTAACCCTTATCTGGTCGCTGCGGTAGTGGCGGTTATTGTCGCCGCGCTCACCCGAAATCTGCTGGCGACTATCGCCGCAGGCATGGGGCTTTTCGCTTTATGGCGGTTTTGGCTGTAA
- a CDS encoding VRR-NUC domain-containing protein, whose translation MPETNAVDLDAASNPDVPETAPPLQPFYYLDNFLTLLSCVEAQYANLLSAEESAYIRNFRTLTRTQQALLVRLYGRKGPLFRSDKLAYAEIPRLNDDLDILADRGWVEFNPAAEVSALLALLTKEEIRQNWRADAPRSSKRDRLLDGLVLTCADIYQQSDFRFLHLNHTDLVLLFRLLFFGNLYQDLTTFVTSDLGVIRYENYQLDPEHRLFATREDIDRIKQLVALADEYSALESLSVDACADIIARTPAPGDNASLRRRHDRFCNKVARDLERLQELDLAYQVYLRTQEPPSRERRARILFKQEKYEAAHDVCASIIDSPYTEAELIFAEQFTDKCAKALGRTKPHTPPFRPLQRLLTIAANPELRVEELVRQEVAGAGGVCIYVENWLFNAVFGLTFWPAVFAPVSGAFSHPYQHRPHDLYDASFTQKRHALIQAAFALLGEADWPEVVLARWRDKFGLSNPFVGWPEAGEVCLQIALERIPREHWRAVFQRMLRDLRENGSGFPDLIYFPEQGGYELLEVKSPTDSLQPNQKRWMATFEQNSIPYQLVQVTWL comes from the coding sequence ATGCCTGAAACAAACGCCGTCGACCTGGACGCCGCCTCCAATCCGGACGTTCCCGAGACTGCGCCGCCGCTTCAGCCATTTTATTACCTGGACAACTTCCTTACCCTGTTGAGCTGTGTGGAGGCTCAGTACGCCAACCTGCTGAGCGCGGAAGAAAGCGCCTACATCCGCAACTTCCGCACCCTGACGCGCACGCAACAGGCATTACTGGTAAGGCTGTACGGTCGCAAAGGCCCCCTGTTCCGCAGCGACAAACTGGCCTATGCGGAGATTCCCCGACTTAACGATGACCTGGACATCCTCGCAGACAGGGGCTGGGTTGAGTTCAACCCGGCTGCGGAAGTCTCGGCGTTACTGGCGCTGCTGACCAAAGAGGAAATCCGCCAGAACTGGCGCGCGGACGCCCCTCGCAGCAGCAAACGCGACAGGCTGCTGGATGGCCTTGTGCTGACCTGCGCGGACATTTATCAGCAGAGCGATTTCCGCTTTCTGCACCTCAACCATACCGATTTGGTGTTGCTGTTCCGGCTGCTGTTTTTCGGCAACCTCTATCAGGACCTGACCACTTTCGTCACCTCGGACCTGGGCGTCATTCGCTACGAAAACTATCAGCTTGATCCCGAGCATCGACTATTCGCCACACGAGAGGATATTGATCGCATCAAGCAGCTGGTGGCGCTGGCGGACGAATATTCTGCTCTCGAATCTTTAAGCGTCGACGCTTGCGCCGATATCATCGCCCGCACACCTGCGCCGGGGGATAACGCCTCCCTGCGCCGTCGCCACGACCGCTTCTGCAATAAAGTCGCTCGCGATTTGGAGCGCTTACAGGAGCTGGACCTGGCGTATCAGGTCTACCTGCGCACCCAGGAGCCGCCGTCTCGCGAGCGCCGCGCCCGCATTCTGTTCAAACAGGAAAAGTATGAGGCGGCGCACGATGTCTGCGCAAGCATCATTGACTCGCCTTACACCGAAGCGGAGTTGATTTTCGCCGAGCAGTTCACCGACAAATGCGCTAAAGCACTGGGGCGTACAAAGCCCCACACCCCGCCCTTCCGTCCTCTACAACGCTTGCTGACTATCGCCGCCAATCCAGAGTTGCGGGTAGAAGAACTGGTGCGTCAGGAAGTCGCCGGCGCAGGCGGTGTTTGCATCTATGTGGAGAACTGGCTCTTCAACGCGGTATTCGGGCTGACCTTCTGGCCGGCTGTCTTCGCCCCGGTCTCCGGCGCTTTCAGCCATCCATATCAACATCGCCCCCATGACCTTTACGACGCCAGCTTCACCCAAAAACGTCATGCGCTGATCCAGGCCGCGTTTGCTTTATTAGGCGAAGCAGACTGGCCGGAGGTCGTTCTGGCGCGATGGCGAGACAAATTTGGCTTGAGCAACCCATTCGTCGGCTGGCCGGAAGCGGGAGAAGTCTGCCTGCAGATAGCGTTGGAGCGCATCCCGCGCGAGCATTGGCGGGCGGTCTTTCAGCGCATGCTGCGGGACTTGCGGGAAAACGGCAGCGGTTTTCCAGACCTGATTTATTTCCCTGAACAGGGCGGTTACGAATTACTGGAAGTGAAAAGTCCCACCGACAGCCTGCAACCCAATCAAAAACGCTGGATGGCGACGTTCGAGCAGAACAGCATCCCTTACCAACTGGTTCAGGTCACTTGGCTATAA
- the ehuA gene encoding ectoine/hydroxyectoine ABC transporter ATP-binding protein EhuA, translating to MTSPIIEFQNVKKQFGELALFENFNFSVDEGEIVSIIGSSGSGKSTLLRILMTLEDIDGGVVRVKGEPLWHMPKGDRLVPADKKHLRKMRNHMGMVFQHFNLFPHMTVRRNITEAPMRVKGKTRQEAEREAMDLLALVGLQDKADSYPAQLSGGQKQRVGIARALAMRPEILLLDEITSALDPELVDEVLDVIRNLAREHSFTMLLVTHEMYFAREISDRVCFFDQGRILEEGPPDKIFVAPEMERTHAFLNAFISA from the coding sequence ATGACCTCCCCTATCATTGAATTTCAGAACGTAAAAAAGCAGTTCGGCGAACTGGCGTTGTTTGAAAACTTTAACTTCAGCGTCGACGAAGGCGAGATCGTTTCCATTATCGGCTCCAGCGGTTCCGGGAAAAGCACGTTATTACGCATCCTGATGACCCTTGAGGATATCGATGGCGGGGTGGTCAGGGTGAAAGGCGAGCCGTTATGGCATATGCCCAAAGGCGATCGGCTTGTTCCTGCTGACAAAAAGCATCTGCGCAAGATGCGTAACCATATGGGGATGGTGTTTCAGCACTTTAATCTGTTTCCACATATGACGGTGCGGCGCAACATCACCGAGGCGCCGATGCGGGTGAAAGGCAAAACCCGGCAGGAGGCGGAACGAGAGGCGATGGACCTGCTGGCGCTGGTGGGGCTGCAAGATAAAGCGGACAGCTATCCCGCCCAATTATCAGGCGGACAGAAGCAGCGAGTCGGTATTGCCCGGGCCTTGGCAATGCGCCCCGAGATCCTGCTTTTGGATGAAATTACCTCAGCGCTGGATCCGGAGTTGGTGGATGAAGTGTTGGACGTTATCCGTAACCTCGCCAGGGAGCACAGCTTCACCATGCTGTTGGTGACCCATGAAATGTATTTCGCCCGGGAGATAAGCGACCGCGTCTGCTTTTTCGACCAGGGCAGGATTCTCGAAGAAGGGCCGCCGGATAAAATTTTTGTGGCGCCGGAGATGGAGCGTACGCATGCATTTTTAAATGCTTTTATCAGCGCCTGA
- a CDS encoding CARDB domain-containing protein produces MTFLRCISSALLLAISNAFADPIQDSVSNHYKAGWYPNVYENEGPLTCPKTCRAWTGWRAEGEQAPYDGIKRTYVCKSNNLDTIPSPADRDAWLYGNQFDDKTACFMGTPNEKTVVSERYYCLCVSNCSGPDLVIRTVYDPVWDSTTGESVIKIVVTNVGVSMSAATDARVYDPGTGASDVQPVAALAPGASAGVKFRLGYWVFDPDAELHFMVDYSHKVDECDENNNTAIYKKPG; encoded by the coding sequence ATGACATTTCTTCGCTGTATTTCTAGCGCACTTTTGCTTGCGATTTCCAATGCATTCGCTGATCCCATTCAGGACAGCGTTTCCAACCACTACAAAGCAGGCTGGTATCCAAACGTCTATGAAAACGAGGGACCTTTAACCTGTCCGAAAACCTGCCGGGCCTGGACGGGATGGCGGGCGGAAGGTGAGCAGGCTCCGTATGACGGCATAAAACGCACCTACGTGTGCAAATCCAACAACCTCGACACCATTCCTTCACCGGCGGACAGAGACGCCTGGCTCTACGGCAATCAGTTTGACGACAAAACGGCCTGCTTCATGGGAACGCCCAATGAAAAGACTGTAGTCAGCGAACGCTATTACTGCCTCTGCGTCAGCAATTGCAGTGGTCCGGATTTGGTGATTCGTACGGTATACGACCCTGTATGGGATTCTACGACCGGCGAGTCCGTCATAAAAATTGTCGTCACGAATGTGGGCGTCAGCATGTCTGCGGCAACGGACGCACGCGTCTACGACCCCGGTACGGGCGCGTCTGACGTCCAACCCGTCGCTGCATTGGCGCCGGGAGCGTCCGCCGGCGTTAAGTTCCGGCTTGGCTATTGGGTATTCGATCCTGACGCCGAGCTGCACTTCATGGTGGACTATTCCCACAAAGTGGACGAGTGCGACGAAAACAACAATACCGCTATCTATAAAAAGCCGGGATAG
- a CDS encoding SdiA-regulated domain-containing protein, with protein sequence MEISLQFTEVHSVKNKALGLTEPSGLTFDANGGLWTVSDDTARLFLLDRQGNTLKSLDAPVSGFEGVTYDAQHDRLIAVKEESNEFFIIDLSAGEPVAQRRLSDLDGFAQTAVHFVQTKENKGLEGVAWNPADATLYAIKEGEPGVLLHLSGDLNKVISSVKLTETGVSDDDTALEDIDYSGLAVIPERNLLAIVSDKAARIYFYDLTSGRIKGSAALTKPGKKPGKFKSVRKAEGVAYDPANQSLYVISDKDAELYVYKVVIRE encoded by the coding sequence ATGGAAATATCGCTGCAGTTCACCGAGGTCCATTCCGTTAAAAACAAAGCCCTGGGCTTGACGGAGCCATCTGGATTGACGTTCGACGCCAACGGCGGTCTGTGGACAGTCAGCGATGACACCGCCAGGCTATTTCTGCTTGATCGCCAGGGGAACACGCTCAAGAGCCTGGATGCGCCGGTTTCCGGCTTTGAAGGCGTCACCTACGACGCCCAACACGACCGACTGATTGCGGTGAAAGAAGAGAGCAATGAGTTTTTCATTATCGACCTCAGCGCAGGCGAACCTGTGGCTCAGCGTCGACTATCAGACTTGGACGGTTTCGCCCAGACCGCAGTCCATTTTGTTCAAACCAAAGAGAACAAAGGCCTTGAAGGCGTCGCCTGGAACCCCGCCGACGCCACCCTTTACGCCATAAAAGAGGGCGAACCCGGCGTACTGTTGCATCTGTCCGGCGACCTCAACAAGGTGATAAGCAGCGTCAAACTGACGGAAACAGGCGTCAGCGACGACGATACCGCTCTGGAGGACATCGATTACTCAGGTCTGGCGGTGATCCCCGAGCGCAATTTATTGGCCATCGTCAGCGACAAAGCAGCGAGGATTTATTTCTATGACCTGACGAGCGGTCGGATAAAAGGGTCAGCGGCGCTGACAAAGCCTGGCAAGAAGCCCGGCAAATTCAAGTCCGTGCGTAAGGCGGAAGGGGTCGCTTACGATCCGGCGAACCAGTCGCTCTATGTGATTAGCGATAAAGACGCCGAATTGTATGTATATAAAGTGGTGATACGCGAATGA
- a CDS encoding AzlC family ABC transporter permease yields the protein MTTHVFESPGQAFRAGAQNTIPLIVGAIPFGIVFGTLGPVNGLSFEATLAMSLIVFAGSAQFISLGLLAAGASPWLIVLTTFVVNLRHLLYAVTLIPMVRTLPQRWRAPMAFWLTDETFAVVAGRMGDEHTGQFHWYYLGSALSMYLNWQLCTLLGLTLGEWVPDIENWGLDVAMAVTFIGIVAPQVVNRPRLAAVLAAGVCSVWWRDWPHQLGLFAAALTGIFCGLGAEVALQDRRSELAEGGC from the coding sequence ATGACGACTCACGTATTTGAATCGCCCGGACAGGCGTTTCGAGCCGGCGCACAGAACACGATTCCTTTGATCGTCGGCGCTATTCCATTTGGCATCGTATTCGGCACTCTGGGACCGGTGAATGGGCTGTCTTTTGAAGCGACGCTGGCGATGTCTTTGATTGTATTCGCCGGCTCCGCGCAATTTATCTCCCTGGGCTTATTGGCGGCGGGAGCGTCCCCTTGGTTGATCGTTCTGACTACCTTTGTGGTTAACCTGCGTCACTTGCTGTACGCCGTCACCCTGATTCCCATGGTGCGCACCTTGCCGCAGCGCTGGCGGGCGCCGATGGCGTTTTGGCTGACGGATGAAACCTTCGCCGTTGTCGCCGGCCGCATGGGGGACGAGCATACGGGGCAGTTTCACTGGTATTACCTGGGGTCTGCGTTATCCATGTACCTCAATTGGCAACTCTGCACTCTGTTGGGATTGACTTTGGGTGAATGGGTTCCTGATATCGAAAACTGGGGGCTGGATGTGGCCATGGCGGTGACCTTCATCGGTATTGTGGCGCCACAGGTAGTTAACCGTCCTCGCCTGGCGGCGGTGTTGGCGGCTGGCGTCTGCTCGGTATGGTGGCGTGATTGGCCGCATCAGTTGGGGCTGTTTGCGGCGGCGTTGACGGGAATATTCTGCGGTTTGGGCGCGGAAGTAGCGTTGCAAGACCGCAGGTCTGAACTGGCCGAAGGAGGTTGCTGA
- the ehuB gene encoding ectoine/hydroxyectoine ABC transporter substrate-binding protein EhuB, whose translation MKSIFVFILFALSTVTMADTWDEISKEGKITLGVANERPYGYLTPMGEPAGEAPSIAMYVLDKLGVEDVEVVVTEFGSLIPGLKAGRFDVIAAGMYVNPKRCKQVLFSNPTYTIGEGFLVLDGNPKGLHGYGDVKKADEVKMGVMAGAVEFGYAKKFGVPMDRIVTLPDYPAGVAALKAGRIDALAGTSLTMAQLAQKEERVELAQPFDELKIDGESVKGYGAFGFRKGDETLRDNFNRVLDGFLGTEQHVSMVKEYGFGKHTLPGDVTTQELCN comes from the coding sequence ATGAAAAGTATATTCGTGTTTATATTGTTCGCGCTCTCCACCGTCACAATGGCGGACACTTGGGATGAGATCAGCAAAGAAGGCAAGATCACCCTGGGCGTGGCCAATGAGCGCCCCTATGGATATCTCACTCCAATGGGGGAGCCTGCTGGAGAGGCGCCATCCATCGCCATGTATGTTTTGGATAAGCTCGGCGTGGAAGACGTGGAAGTGGTGGTGACGGAATTCGGCTCCCTGATTCCCGGACTGAAAGCGGGCCGGTTCGACGTTATCGCCGCCGGCATGTATGTGAACCCTAAACGATGCAAGCAAGTGCTGTTTTCCAATCCCACTTACACCATCGGCGAAGGTTTTTTGGTGCTGGACGGCAACCCCAAGGGGTTGCATGGCTACGGCGACGTGAAAAAAGCGGATGAAGTAAAAATGGGCGTGATGGCTGGCGCGGTTGAATTTGGCTACGCGAAAAAATTCGGCGTGCCAATGGATCGCATCGTGACGTTGCCGGATTATCCCGCTGGTGTAGCGGCGCTGAAGGCCGGGCGCATTGATGCGTTGGCGGGCACCAGTCTCACCATGGCGCAACTGGCGCAAAAAGAAGAGCGGGTGGAGTTGGCGCAGCCGTTTGATGAGCTGAAGATCGATGGGGAATCCGTCAAAGGCTACGGCGCTTTCGGTTTCCGTAAAGGCGATGAAACCTTGCGCGACAACTTCAATCGAGTGCTGGACGGTTTCCTGGGAACGGAGCAGCACGTCAGCATGGTGAAGGAATACGGTTTCGGTAAGCACACCTTGCCGGGCGACGTCACCACTCAGGAGTTGTGTAACTAA
- the ehuD gene encoding ectoine/hydroxyectoine ABC transporter permease subunit EhuD: MIELDWDWEFTWEVLPDLLNAAQITLSATLLGSLLAIGVGLALSLLRRSPSRWISWPVYWLVEFVRSTPLLVQIFFLYYVMPEFGVSLSPMTTGVLALGAHYGAYLSEVFRSGIDGVEKGQWEAARALNLSQFMTYRDIVLPQALRAMIPATGNYIIAMFKETPQLSAITLLEMLQTAKILGSENFRYLEPFTLVGLLYLAFSIVAALGVHQIERRFPKEGFSLR; this comes from the coding sequence ATGATAGAACTGGATTGGGACTGGGAATTCACTTGGGAAGTACTGCCGGATCTACTGAACGCCGCACAGATTACATTGTCCGCCACCTTGCTGGGCAGCCTGCTGGCGATAGGCGTGGGACTGGCGTTGTCATTGCTGCGGCGCAGTCCCTCGCGCTGGATCAGTTGGCCGGTTTACTGGCTGGTTGAATTTGTGCGCAGTACGCCGTTGCTGGTGCAGATCTTTTTCCTCTACTACGTCATGCCGGAGTTCGGCGTGAGCCTGTCGCCAATGACGACGGGCGTGTTGGCGCTGGGCGCGCACTATGGCGCTTACCTGTCAGAAGTATTTCGCAGCGGCATCGATGGTGTGGAGAAGGGGCAGTGGGAAGCCGCCAGAGCGCTTAACCTGTCTCAATTCATGACCTATCGCGATATCGTATTGCCACAGGCGTTGCGGGCGATGATTCCGGCCACCGGCAACTATATTATCGCCATGTTCAAGGAAACCCCGCAGCTCTCAGCCATCACATTGTTGGAAATGTTGCAGACCGCCAAAATCCTGGGCTCTGAAAATTTCCGTTACCTGGAGCCGTTCACCCTGGTCGGCTTGCTTTACCTGGCGTTCAGCATTGTCGCCGCGCTGGGCGTGCATCAGATCGAGCGTCGTTTTCCCAAAGAAGGATTCAGCCTACGATGA
- the ehuC gene encoding ectoine/hydroxyectoine ABC transporter permease subunit EhuC, which yields MELSELTPILLQGAWVTLKILCLSLPVAGALAFIAGLTRLFAPTPLRQIARVYIEFFRGTSALIQLYWIYFVLPFFGLNLDAMTASVIALGLNIGAYGAEVVRGAVLAVPKGQYEAAVALNFTPWSRLWRIILPQSLINMVPPFGNLAIELMKATSLVSLITIGDLTYKAKTLADATLQVGEIFGLVLLIYFVMAQAMAYLFRLLEARLGRGLDRGGLRS from the coding sequence ATGGAACTGAGCGAACTGACGCCCATCCTGCTACAGGGCGCGTGGGTTACCCTGAAAATTCTCTGCCTGTCTCTGCCTGTCGCGGGGGCGCTGGCTTTTATCGCTGGCTTGACGCGGCTATTCGCACCCACGCCTTTGCGGCAGATAGCGCGGGTGTATATTGAGTTTTTTCGCGGCACTTCCGCCTTGATTCAGCTGTATTGGATTTATTTTGTGTTGCCATTTTTCGGCTTGAATCTGGATGCGATGACGGCGAGCGTTATTGCGCTTGGATTGAATATCGGCGCTTATGGCGCTGAGGTGGTGAGAGGGGCTGTGCTGGCTGTGCCCAAAGGGCAGTATGAGGCGGCGGTGGCGTTGAATTTTACGCCCTGGAGCCGATTGTGGCGCATTATTCTGCCGCAGTCGCTGATCAATATGGTTCCGCCGTTTGGCAACCTCGCCATCGAATTGATGAAAGCGACTTCCCTGGTGTCTCTGATCACCATTGGCGACCTTACCTATAAAGCCAAAACTCTGGCGGACGCGACCCTGCAGGTGGGCGAAATTTTTGGTCTGGTATTGCTCATTTATTTTGTGATGGCGCAAGCGATGGCCTATTTGTTCCGGTTGCTGGAGGCGCGTTTGGGCCGGGGCCTGGATAGAGGAGGTCTGCGCTCATGA